TCAGCCCTATCTGACACCAATAGGTTGGAAATTTTCTTGTCCTGTACTGAAGAGTTGAAGACAAGACCTTTTATTCTCAATGGACTGGACACGTTTCAATTTCAAATCAAGTTCGACGAGGCCGGACAACCGAGTTGTGAATTACGCGAAGCAGACGAAGAGCTCTTTCGTTCTTTTTTGATGACCTTCCGGAAATTCATTATGAAAGGCGATGCTGACATTGATTGGGTGCTCAATTTTTGTAGGAAACACGTGAAACCCGACCAGAAAAATTTAAAAGAAACTTTAGAAGAAATCAAAGAAATTTGGAAATATCAGTACAGAAAAGGCACAGTCCAAATGCGTGTCGGTAACGTGAATTTGTCGCCTGAATATGCACTAGACTTATTTATAAATGGCCAATACTTTCATAGCAACGATAACCAAAAGAGTGAACAACTTAGAAAACTCTCTGAGCAATCAATTCCATGTGCCAGAATCCAATTGTTGTGGTCTCTACCAGGCTTAACAAAAATTATTTTAGCTACTGGATCGATAGTCTCGAAAGCACTTAAGGAAAATGCCTTTAATTTTCCCTCACAGCTATAGTATCTAAATGCGAGGGAGAGTAAAATTAAAACAGGAGTAATAACATGAAAATCGGTGTATGTGGAATCGCTTGCGAAAAATGCCCTAGCATGACTAGAGGCACATGTCCGAGCAAAGAACAGGGCTGTGTCGCCAAAGATAATAAGTTCTGCAAGATTGCGACCTGCGCCTTCAACAAAGGCGTTAAGCTGTGCTTTGAATGCGCGGAGTTCCCCTGCGAGACAACAAAGAGCGGACCTATAGGCTACGGCTTTTGCCAATATATATCCGGCAAACAGTAGGTTGGGCTACGCCCGCCATCAAAATCGAACGGTGGAGGTGTTCCATGTCCTGTTACATCCGTCATCTGAAAGACTTATTGAGCGAGGCCGGGATCGAGGTTAGTTCCGATAATCGAAAGCAGATCGACCGCGCCATACACGAGATAGTCGGCACAACTTACAAGGATTGCCCTGCGACCTGGAAAGAAGTAAAGAAAAAGCTCGCATCCAGCGAGGCTGAGAAGAAAGCGTTCGTCAACAAGCTGAAGGCTGCCCTGGACTGAGTGTCCTGTTGAAAAAGCGGTTCTGTATGGGCGCTTCATGAATCGCCCTATATGGATTCCGGCCTTCGCCGGAATGACGATTATGAAAAGAGGTACAGGAGATAGAGTCTCCTGACGGGGGAACTGGGGGTGTCCCCCGGATTTTTCAAAGTCCCCCAACGTATGGGGGACTGACAGGGGGTTCGGTCATTGTTTCCCCCTTCACAATGCAAGGTGGGTCTCGACCCCCCAATCAATCGGCGGGCACAGCCCGCCCTACATTTGTAGATCGCGAAGAAAAGGTTATGAATCGATTTCCTCATACATATCAAATCCAGACAAGAAACACTCTTATGGAACCCAGCTATCAACGGTAACAAAAGCGTGTGGATAATCCAAATACACTTCTTGTATCTGCGACACGTTTCCGTCAATGATAATTTTAGCCGTTATAGATACATTAGCACTTTCGGTATGAACGACAAATTTAAGATATTTACCTGACGGAGCATCGAAGCTGTAATACCAGGGCAGTGTGACCTCTCTGTCAAATTCATAGTCTGATGAATATTTCTCACCATAATATTGAATATAAGCAATATCATCGGCATTACCACTGACCTCATACTCGATGTGATGGGATTCCGGCTGTGGCGTACATGAAAAACCGACAACTAGAATGGTAAATATCATTAAAATAAGCATCCTCATTTTCAATCTCCTTCACGTAATTATATCCTAAATAAAAACACCCCTTGTCTTTTATTTAAAAATGTAATACCATACAACTCCCAACAAAAAGAGCATAAGGAGGTGCGCCATGGTGGAAGTGGAGATCGGAAGGGTAAGTGACTTCTTTGCTCAGCCTGTGGTGGCCGGCATCGATCTTACAGGCAACCTCAAAAAAGGCGACACAATCCGTATCAAAGGACACACCACAGACCTGACATTCGCCGCTTCGTCAATGCAGATCGACCATGCCGAGGTTGACGAGGCCAATCCGGGGGACTCCATCGGTATCAAGGTTCCCGACCGGGTGCGGCACGGCGACGCTGTCTATAAGGTTACTTCTTAGCAAGCGACTGCAGGAGGTTCGCCATCTCGATAGCGCTTGTAGCCGCGTTGAAGCCGGCGTTGCCCATCTTGGTACCCGCGCGTTCGATGGCCTGCTCCAGCGTGTCCGCGGTGATTACGCCGTAGATGACCGGCACGCCGGTCTCCAGCCCCACCTGCGCCACACCCTTGGTTACCTCGGCCGCGATGTAGTCGAAATGCGGAGTGCCGCCGCGGATGACGGCGCCCAGACAGATAACGGCGGAGTATTTGCCCTTCTCCGCTGTCTTCTTGGCAACGAGAGGTATCTCAAAAGCCCCCGGAGCCCAGATCACATCGATATCCGCCGGCTTGACCCCGTGCCTCGCCAGCGCGTCCTCCGCCCCTTCGAGAAGCTTGCCCGTTATGAACTCGTTAAAACGCGAAACCACCAGCCCGAACTTTAGACCGGCGCCTACGAGGTTGCCTTCGTATTTCTTATTCACTCCATCCTCCTTTATCGATGAACCCGAACTATATTATCATTATCCCCCGAAAACCTGATCGGCGCTCATGCCAAGCGCGCCGTGGAAATCGAAACGCACCGCGCCCACCGGCATCTTGCCCTTGACCGCTTCCGCCACCTTTCCCGTCATGCTATGGCCGAAACCGCCGCACAATTCGAGCGCGCTGCACCCCTCATCCGCAAGCTGTTTCGCTTTTTCTATGGCCTGCTGCATATTGGGTACCAGCACACAGGTCAACTCGGCAAACTCGGTCGCAATGACAGCCTGATGTTTCGCCGGGTCGGCATCCGGAACAATCGCCATAAATGCCAGCTTCATAGCCATAATAGATCTCCTCCCTAAGCGTCGTTTTTGTTATTCTCGTCTAAAGAGTTCAAGTTTAAAATATGACCCAGTTTCTGCTGTTTTGTCTCCAAATAATGCAGGTTGATTGGATTAGGCTCGACCATTAAAGGCACAGTCTCCACGACCTGCAAACCGTATCCTTCGAGGCCGATCACCTTCTTGGGATTGTTCGTCAGCAGGCGAATCTTCTTAACGCCGAGGTCCGCCAGTATCTGCGCCCCGATGCCGTAGTCCCGCAGGTCGGCGGGAAATCCCAGCGACTCGTTAGCCTCGACGGTATCAAGTCCTTTATCCTGAAGCGCGTAGGCTGCTATCTTGTTGTGCAGGCCGATGCCCCGCCCTTCCTGCCTCATATATAGCAAGACCCCTTTGCCTTCATCCGAGATGATATTCAATGCCTTTTCGATCTGCTCACCGCAGTCGCACCTGAGGCTGCCGAAGACGTCTCCGGTGAGACACTCGCTGTGCACGCGCACCAGCACCGGTTCCTCGTTCGAGAGGTCCCCCTTCACCAGCGCCACATGCTGGTCGGGATCAATGGTGCTCTTATAAGCGACGGCTGTGAACTGGCCGTACCGCGTCGGCAGGTTGGCCTGCGCCACCCTGGTGACCAGTTTCTCGTGCCTGCGCCTGTAAGCGATGAGGTCGGCGATACTGACTATCTTGAGTTTATGCTTCTCGGCGAAAACCTCAAGCTGCGGCAGGCGCGACATCGTGCCGTCATCGTTCATGATCTCGCAGATGACGCCGGCGGGATAGAGCCCGGCCAGGCGCGCCAGATCGACGATGGCCTCGGTATGCCCCGCCCGCACCAGCACCCCGCCTTCCCTTGCCCGCAGCGGGAAGGTATGGCCGGGGCGCGCTATGTCCTCGGGCCTGGTAGCGGGATCGATAACCGCCCTTACCGTAGCCGCCCTGTCGTGGGCAGATATGCCGGTGGAGACCTTCTTCTTGGCCTCTATCGATACCGTAAAAGCAGTGTTATGCTTGGATGTGTTCTCTCCGACCATCAGCGGGATATTTAGCTCATCGAGCCGCTCCCCGGTCACCGGCATGCAGATAAGCCCGCGGCCGTACTTTGCCATGAAGTTGATAGCGTCCGCATCGACCTTCTCCGCCGCTATCGCCAGGTCGCCCTCGTTCTCGCGGCCTTCATCATCGACGATGATGATGTATTTGCCGGCCCTGATATCTTCTATCGCTTCTTTTATCGTCGCAAGCGTCATATACTGTTGTCCTTTACATAGAGTCCTGCTCGGCTCCCCTTCATGCTGGCGAAGGTGTTCTTCACCTTCGCTATTCTTCGTACTTTCCGGCGGGCACAGCCCACCCTGCATATCTACATAAAACCGTGCTCGGCGAGGAACCCCTTTGTTATGCCCGATTCCCCCCGGCTCAGTTTATCCACGTATTTAGCCAGAATATCCACCTCTAAATTAACCACATCCCCGACCTTGCGTCCGCCCAGTATCGTCTCCGCCTGCGTTATCCCCACCAGCGAGACGCTGAACGACGCGGGTTTACATTCTACTACAGTCAGGCTCACGCCGTCTACTGCGATAAACCCCTTCTCGACGATGTATTTCATTATCTCCTTTGGCGCGTCGAATCTGATAATCAGCGCATTGCCCTCGGGCTTTACCGCGGCGACCTTGCCCGTCCCGTCCACATGCCCCTGCACAAAATGCCCGCCGAAGCGCCCGTCGACAGGCATGGCGCGCTCCAAGTTTACCCTGTCACCGCTGCGCAACGCGCCGAGATTGGTGCGCCTCAGCGTCTCCGGCATGACCTCCACGGTGAAGGAGTACGGCGTCAGTGCGGTCAACGTCAAACATACGCCGTTGACGGCAATGCTGTCGCCGATCTTTGTCTTCTTATCCAGCACCGTCGCGGCAGCAAAGGTAAGCCGGCTCGATTCAACCGATGTTACGCTGCCGATTTCTTCCACGATTCCGGTAAACATATTTCTTAACTCCGGCCCTTCGATTCATGCCTCGCCATTACCTTGCGGAACTGCTCGTTGGCCATTTTGACATAAACATCGACGGGAAGCAAGTCGCGGCTGACGATATCGAGCGTTGCCTGCGATATCTTGCCGCTCTCGATCAACTGTCTTCCAGCATCACGGGCGGCATCGATGACGTCATTGACCGGCGCGCCCATATCGAGCATGGCCCGCAGCGCCTCGCCGTGCGGTCGCAGCAAAGCCCCGGCGTACTCCATAGGAGGGTCCTGGCACAGCTTCTTAACATGCGCGACGAGCGGATCGAAATTGTCGAGCCCCCACATGCCGCAGTTCGACACAAGTACGATCTTGTGAGGCTTTTCATCTTCTCCCGCGACATGGCGCGAGCGCCCTGCGACAACCTCCATGAAGGGCTCGGCCAGAACGATCATGCGATCGATGAGGTTCTTCATCTGGGCGTTCATCCCATAGCTGTAGACCGGCGTAGCGTAAACGATGACGTCGGCATCGCGCATTTCGGGCAGGAGCCTTTGCATATCATCCTTCTGCGCGCAGACACCCGGAGTCTTAAGCCAGCAATTGAAGCATCCTTTACACGGCTCGATGTCGAGGTCGCAATTGTAATGCAAATCGACTTCGGCTCCGGCTTTGCTCATCCCTTCAAGAAAAGGGGTTAATACGACGGCGGTGTTGCCTTTTCCCTTGCGGGGGCTGGAATTAAACGCTAAAACCTTCGGTTTCCGCTTCTTCATTGAGATAACCCATCACCATAACGTCTTTGCCGCAGCGTTCCACCTTGATTCGCGACAGCTGCAGCGCCTGACCTATCCTGTGCGCCCCCTGCCCGCCGACGGCCGATTTGGCGTCCTCGCCGCCCACGATGACCGGCGCGATGAAGGCCACGACCTTGTCCACCAGGCAGCCGTCGAACATCGACCCCAAGAGGCTGCTGCCGCCCTCCACCAGCACGCTTGTGATATTCCTGCGTCCCAGCTCGGCAAGAAGCTCATTTAAATCAACCATCGATTTCCATGACGGCGTAACAAACACCTCGGCACCGGTGTTCTTAAGCTCCTTCACTACTTCCGTCGGAGCATCCTGGGTCACGGCTACCATAACATTACCCGGTTCGCTGAAGACCCGCGCCGTGGGAAGCACGCGCCCCTTGCTGTCCACTATGATACGAAGCGGATACTTCTCGCCCTGGCCGTCCCGAACCGTGAGCCTGGGATCATCTATGATTATCGTGTTTACCCCGACCATGATAGCATCGGAGGTCCGCCGCATGCGGTGCACATACCGACGGGATTCCTCGCAGCTTATCCAGTGCGAATCGCCCGTCCATGTGGCGATCTTGCCATCCAGGCTGATGGCGAACTTGGCGGTAATGAAGGGAAGCCCGGTTGTAATAAACTTAAAATAGGCCTCATTGATTTCCTGCGCCTCTTCCTCCCTCTCCCCCGCAAATACGGATATGCCCGCGCTTTCCAATTCCGCCCTGCCTTTATTTGAGACCTTAGGATTGGGATCCAGCGCGGCGATATGCACCATCGAAATGCCCGAATCGATTATAGCCTTTGTGCACGGAGGGGTACGTCCATAGAAACAACACGGCTCAAGCGTAACATACATCGTAGCTCCGCGGCTTTTATCGCCAGCCTGTTTTAACGCCGCCGCTTCGGCATGCGCCGATCCCGGCGGCTGCGTGTAACCCTCCCCCACAACCACGCCGTCTTTTACTATCACCGCACCGACAGCCGGATTGGGGCTGGTGCTGCCCACCGCCATCCTGGCAAGGGTGAGGGCCCGTTCCATGTAATCCATCGCTTGCTCCAGACTATATGCACATTCGTACAGATATACTAACGCGTTGGCCTGATAAAAGATAACGCGCGGACGAGACCTCTTGCCGAGAGTGCTCAGTTAGGGACCATCCGCTACGGCTTTTGAAGATTATAAGTATTTAACGCAGTCAGTTAGCGAGATTGATTGCCCTTCAGTTGCCATTCTATCACCTGTATCACACAAAGTGCAATAATATTATATAAATGAAAACGCTTCACCCGCGTCGTCGCCTCCAGCCCAACTCACAATGTTTTATATAGATCGACGGGCGAACGTCCGAATCATCTGCGAGCGATTAATTCTCTGTACCGAACCAATTTCAAGAGCGGCTTCGCGATATGCTATAATGCAGCAACAATGAAAATAGCGACAAAAACGACGGTTTTCGAAATCGTTGGAACGCTTCTGGTAGCACTGCTCATCTTTCTTGGCGTTCACTTTACGCTGGAAAGCCGCCTGACAAACGGCATTTCCATGTTGCCAAACTTGGAGCATGGACAACGTGTGCTTGTATGCAAATCCGCTTACTGGTTCGGCGAGCCCCAGCGGGGAGATGTTGTTGTTTTTCATGACTCGTCACGTCCATCACCTATCGACTATATCATTCACAGGATAGCGGGACTGCCAAACGAGAAAGTGGAAATCAGGAATGGGTTGGTATACATTAACGATTCAATGCTGGAAGAGCCGTATATTCAAGGGAATTCTTTGAACCGACCTCCCGAAATAGTTCCACATGACAGCTATCTTATTGTGGGCGACAACCGCGACTCAGCCTCCGCCGACATCGTTCCGAGGAATGAGATCATCGGCAAGGCCTGGCTGTGCTATTGGCCGCTCAGCGATTGGCATCTCGTCTCGGGATACTCTTACGATTAGCGCCTTAACGCGGCCAGAGCCGTCCGACTTATAAACATCTCTTTATTTAAAATATCCCTATCGATAGTAACGCCAAAATAAGAAGAGACAACGCGTATCGGCTCTGAACTTTCTCGTAAACAGGATGTTTGACAAAAAAAACAGCGACTAGTATACTCCTACATAAAGTCGCTCAGAATAATACTTTCTGTGAGGTGAGACATGGAAGAACCGAAGAAAAAGAAAACCATACCCATCGGCTATTTAATAGCACCCGTTATAACTATTGTGGTAATCATCTTACTCGTGGTTCTTTGG
This sequence is a window from Dehalococcoidia bacterium. Protein-coding genes within it:
- a CDS encoding DUF3795 domain-containing protein, which codes for MKIGVCGIACEKCPSMTRGTCPSKEQGCVAKDNKFCKIATCAFNKGVKLCFECAEFPCETTKSGPIGYGFCQYISGKQ
- a CDS encoding MmpS family transport accessory protein, translating into MRMLILMIFTILVVGFSCTPQPESHHIEYEVSGNADDIAYIQYYGEKYSSDYEFDREVTLPWYYSFDAPSGKYLKFVVHTESANVSITAKIIIDGNVSQIQEVYLDYPHAFVTVDSWVP
- a CDS encoding translation elongation factor-like protein; translation: MVEVEIGRVSDFFAQPVVAGIDLTGNLKKGDTIRIKGHTTDLTFAASSMQIDHAEVDEANPGDSIGIKVPDRVRHGDAVYKVTS
- the ribE gene encoding 6,7-dimethyl-8-ribityllumazine synthase, producing MNKKYEGNLVGAGLKFGLVVSRFNEFITGKLLEGAEDALARHGVKPADIDVIWAPGAFEIPLVAKKTAEKGKYSAVICLGAVIRGGTPHFDYIAAEVTKGVAQVGLETGVPVIYGVITADTLEQAIERAGTKMGNAGFNAATSAIEMANLLQSLAKK
- a CDS encoding DUF6506 family protein, whose protein sequence is MAMKLAFMAIVPDADPAKHQAVIATEFAELTCVLVPNMQQAIEKAKQLADEGCSALELCGGFGHSMTGKVAEAVKGKMPVGAVRFDFHGALGMSADQVFGG
- a CDS encoding bifunctional 3,4-dihydroxy-2-butanone-4-phosphate synthase/GTP cyclohydrolase II, which gives rise to MTLATIKEAIEDIRAGKYIIIVDDEGRENEGDLAIAAEKVDADAINFMAKYGRGLICMPVTGERLDELNIPLMVGENTSKHNTAFTVSIEAKKKVSTGISAHDRAATVRAVIDPATRPEDIARPGHTFPLRAREGGVLVRAGHTEAIVDLARLAGLYPAGVICEIMNDDGTMSRLPQLEVFAEKHKLKIVSIADLIAYRRRHEKLVTRVAQANLPTRYGQFTAVAYKSTIDPDQHVALVKGDLSNEEPVLVRVHSECLTGDVFGSLRCDCGEQIEKALNIISDEGKGVLLYMRQEGRGIGLHNKIAAYALQDKGLDTVEANESLGFPADLRDYGIGAQILADLGVKKIRLLTNNPKKVIGLEGYGLQVVETVPLMVEPNPINLHYLETKQQKLGHILNLNSLDENNKNDA
- a CDS encoding riboflavin synthase — protein: MFTGIVEEIGSVTSVESSRLTFAAATVLDKKTKIGDSIAVNGVCLTLTALTPYSFTVEVMPETLRRTNLGALRSGDRVNLERAMPVDGRFGGHFVQGHVDGTGKVAAVKPEGNALIIRFDAPKEIMKYIVEKGFIAVDGVSLTVVECKPASFSVSLVGITQAETILGGRKVGDVVNLEVDILAKYVDKLSRGESGITKGFLAEHGFM
- a CDS encoding flavodoxin family protein, with protein sequence MKKRKPKVLAFNSSPRKGKGNTAVVLTPFLEGMSKAGAEVDLHYNCDLDIEPCKGCFNCWLKTPGVCAQKDDMQRLLPEMRDADVIVYATPVYSYGMNAQMKNLIDRMIVLAEPFMEVVAGRSRHVAGEDEKPHKIVLVSNCGMWGLDNFDPLVAHVKKLCQDPPMEYAGALLRPHGEALRAMLDMGAPVNDVIDAARDAGRQLIESGKISQATLDIVSRDLLPVDVYVKMANEQFRKVMARHESKGRS
- the ribD gene encoding bifunctional diaminohydroxyphosphoribosylaminopyrimidine deaminase/5-amino-6-(5-phosphoribosylamino)uracil reductase RibD, producing the protein MDYMERALTLARMAVGSTSPNPAVGAVIVKDGVVVGEGYTQPPGSAHAEAAALKQAGDKSRGATMYVTLEPCCFYGRTPPCTKAIIDSGISMVHIAALDPNPKVSNKGRAELESAGISVFAGEREEEAQEINEAYFKFITTGLPFITAKFAISLDGKIATWTGDSHWISCEESRRYVHRMRRTSDAIMVGVNTIIIDDPRLTVRDGQGEKYPLRIIVDSKGRVLPTARVFSEPGNVMVAVTQDAPTEVVKELKNTGAEVFVTPSWKSMVDLNELLAELGRRNITSVLVEGGSSLLGSMFDGCLVDKVVAFIAPVIVGGEDAKSAVGGQGAHRIGQALQLSRIKVERCGKDVMVMGYLNEEAETEGFSV
- the lepB gene encoding signal peptidase I gives rise to the protein MKIATKTTVFEIVGTLLVALLIFLGVHFTLESRLTNGISMLPNLEHGQRVLVCKSAYWFGEPQRGDVVVFHDSSRPSPIDYIIHRIAGLPNEKVEIRNGLVYINDSMLEEPYIQGNSLNRPPEIVPHDSYLIVGDNRDSASADIVPRNEIIGKAWLCYWPLSDWHLVSGYSYD